A part of Desulfobacter sp. genomic DNA contains:
- a CDS encoding glycosyltransferase family 2 protein: MLSVYLSVVVPLYNEEQSLNLLIDALTRACIKINRNYEIILVDDGSVDETWSIIEKAVDSHPEICGLKLRTNSGQTPAMVAGITYSRGEFIITMDGDLQNDPDDIPLLLSRIEQGYDIVSGWRKDRKDHFSRVLPSKVANWVISKTTGVHLHDYGCSLKVYRAECIKNIEAYGEMHRFFPALASMTGARVTEMPVKHHPRSFGVSKYGFERILKVLADIISINLIIRFSSMPLKGFFIFALPFIFFAFFFGLLGCISAIFDWTFGKSYFFLIMGVLSLTSGAHLIVLGVLGELVVNTSDLAFTKLPEITRKRLK; the protein is encoded by the coding sequence ATTTTGTCTGTTTATCTCAGCGTTGTTGTGCCCTTATATAATGAAGAGCAATCCCTGAACTTGCTTATCGATGCCTTGACGCGTGCCTGTATAAAAATAAACCGGAATTATGAAATTATACTTGTTGACGACGGTTCCGTTGATGAAACCTGGTCGATAATTGAAAAGGCAGTCGATTCACATCCCGAAATATGTGGTTTGAAATTACGAACCAATAGTGGTCAAACCCCAGCAATGGTTGCCGGTATAACATATTCAAGAGGAGAGTTTATCATCACCATGGATGGTGACCTGCAGAACGACCCTGATGATATTCCTTTACTTTTAAGTAGAATTGAACAGGGGTATGATATTGTCAGCGGATGGCGAAAAGATAGAAAAGATCATTTTTCCAGGGTGTTGCCTTCAAAGGTTGCCAATTGGGTGATTTCAAAAACAACCGGTGTTCATCTTCATGATTACGGTTGCTCTCTAAAGGTTTATCGCGCTGAATGCATAAAAAATATTGAAGCCTATGGCGAAATGCACCGTTTTTTTCCAGCCCTGGCGAGTATGACGGGCGCAAGAGTAACGGAAATGCCTGTCAAGCACCACCCCAGAAGTTTCGGTGTATCAAAATATGGGTTTGAGAGAATTTTAAAAGTGTTGGCCGACATCATTTCAATAAATTTGATTATTCGATTCTCATCTATGCCGCTTAAAGGGTTTTTTATTTTTGCCTTGCCATTTATTTTTTTTGCATTTTTTTTCGGTTTATTGGGATGTATTTCTGCCATTTTTGACTGGACTTTTGGAAAATCATATTTTTTTCTGATCATGGGAGTTCTTTCCTTGACATCCGGTGCACACCTTATTGTTCTTGGGGTTCTGGGGGAACTGGTTGTTAATACGAGTGATCTGGCTTTTACAAAACTACCTGAAATAACACGTAAACGATTGAAATAA
- a CDS encoding flippase-like domain-containing protein — translation MNKKLLLKFVFSGSLLIWIIYVKLDWEALRNIVGNLKIHWLIIAFLMHFTGLFFSAWRWKCLLKGQQIDAELPLLYESYLISSFFNLFMPTRIGGDTVRILHLNQAIKSIPQSASSVVLERLIGISVLCIFAMISSSIGLIMGNSVKVIWIGLFSGFLGVCVCFLLVYTDIVNGIISFFPFKKTMVKVRNNWKDFSQSIKRISSDYSSVFMGVIISVFLQLNVIIHFWLIGMALELNIKFLDYFFLIPIQLFILMLPSINGIGLREASCIALFDFYAIDPTTAAMFGFIDLFMMIIIGVLGWVCFMRKRKLIASFYDQSLKR, via the coding sequence TTGAATAAGAAATTATTATTAAAATTTGTATTCAGCGGTTCGCTTTTGATATGGATCATTTATGTCAAACTAGATTGGGAGGCTTTGAGAAATATTGTTGGGAACTTAAAAATCCATTGGCTTATTATTGCTTTTCTCATGCATTTTACCGGTTTGTTTTTCAGTGCATGGAGATGGAAATGCCTTTTGAAGGGGCAGCAAATTGATGCAGAACTGCCTTTGCTTTATGAAAGTTACCTAATATCTTCATTTTTTAATCTATTTATGCCTACTCGGATTGGAGGAGATACAGTAAGGATTCTTCACCTGAACCAGGCGATAAAATCGATTCCCCAAAGTGCATCATCTGTTGTTTTAGAGCGTCTTATCGGAATAAGTGTCCTATGTATATTTGCCATGATTTCATCATCCATTGGGCTCATCATGGGGAATTCGGTTAAAGTTATTTGGATTGGATTATTTTCTGGATTTTTAGGTGTTTGCGTTTGTTTTTTATTGGTTTACACGGATATTGTTAACGGTATTATTTCTTTTTTTCCCTTTAAAAAAACAATGGTTAAAGTTCGGAATAATTGGAAGGATTTTTCACAGAGCATTAAACGGATATCGTCTGATTATAGTTCCGTTTTTATGGGTGTAATTATTTCAGTATTTCTACAGTTAAACGTAATTATCCATTTCTGGTTGATTGGAATGGCCCTTGAATTGAATATAAAATTTCTTGATTATTTTTTTCTTATACCGATTCAGCTTTTTATTTTAATGCTACCAAGTATAAATGGAATTGGACTCAGGGAAGCAAGTTGTATTGCACTTTTTGATTTTTATGCCATTGATCCAACTACAGCGGCGATGTTTGGTTTTATTGACTTATTTATGATGATCATTATCGGCGTTTTGGGATGGGTTTGTTTTATGAGGAAGCGAAAGTTAATAGCCTCATTCTATGATCAGTCACTGAAACGATAA
- a CDS encoding glycosyltransferase family 39 protein: MNKSDQNFPVKRYFFGILLIAFIVRVWGIWHGYPYSFYPDEAHFVKRSLSFGSGDFNPHWFHKPAFLMYILFFEYGLFFIIGKMIGLWQTVTDFAVFYIINPGPFYLIGRMTIAMFSTATVAMSYLIGVKIEGKKTGLIGALILALSMGHVYVTKDIKADIPCTFFTILSAYFLICFFKDSLNKYLWLAVAFAGIGTATKTYTIVMLFPICLAVFSTDGILNLGNFLQKIKYVFFCFGLFMVFYFIFSPYNFIDPLGRDFTFRPIISLSKKVELLVTGKKLDQSVLEKNMAQNIKNPEISLSVYISSIKSYLSVVKKGIGVVAMVLCTVGFIYIPMLKEKVYILGLLAFPLLFAAIAVFASPGYSEIRHQVVIYPFLAVIAAVVVTKGAVKLPVVLQPIAICIVLCSLLSPLYGIYLYNKEISQPETRNIAKKWIETNIPDGTKIVMDESGPRLYQSERQLEPKLKQAAQADPKGQFTAHYDKYIEYQIKAVQNNELVKYQIDEIRIPWWKQKEEKPGVHLLDSEFDKDMGNPLRPVGVYSYDYYIQNGYGYAIVHSKMYGSFVRSESDLSKRFPSFNKFYTCLFEKGLLIKEFKPEKGKSRGPIVRIYQLR; encoded by the coding sequence ATGAATAAATCAGATCAAAATTTTCCGGTGAAAAGATATTTTTTTGGTATCTTGTTAATCGCTTTCATAGTACGGGTGTGGGGGATTTGGCACGGGTATCCTTACTCCTTTTACCCTGATGAGGCTCATTTTGTAAAAAGATCGCTCTCTTTTGGTTCAGGAGATTTTAATCCCCATTGGTTTCATAAACCTGCTTTCCTGATGTACATTTTGTTCTTTGAATATGGATTGTTTTTCATAATAGGAAAGATGATTGGTCTGTGGCAGACTGTTACTGATTTTGCAGTATTTTACATTATAAACCCAGGGCCGTTTTACCTAATTGGCAGAATGACAATTGCGATGTTCAGCACGGCCACTGTGGCGATGTCCTATCTTATCGGCGTTAAAATCGAAGGGAAAAAAACAGGGTTGATTGGCGCTTTAATATTGGCTCTGTCAATGGGGCATGTATACGTAACCAAGGATATAAAGGCAGATATTCCGTGCACTTTTTTTACAATTCTATCTGCCTACTTTTTGATTTGTTTTTTTAAGGATAGTTTGAACAAATACTTATGGTTGGCAGTTGCGTTTGCCGGTATAGGAACTGCAACGAAAACCTATACAATTGTGATGTTGTTTCCGATTTGTTTGGCTGTATTTTCAACTGATGGGATTCTAAATTTAGGTAATTTCTTACAAAAGATAAAATATGTATTTTTTTGTTTTGGTCTGTTTATGGTATTTTATTTTATCTTCTCTCCTTATAATTTTATTGATCCATTAGGACGTGATTTTACTTTCAGACCAATAATTTCTTTGTCTAAAAAAGTTGAATTACTGGTTACAGGAAAAAAACTTGATCAATCGGTTCTGGAAAAAAATATGGCACAAAATATTAAGAATCCAGAAATATCTCTTTCTGTTTATATTTCGAGTATAAAATCTTATTTATCTGTTGTTAAGAAAGGGATCGGAGTTGTTGCTATGGTTTTATGCACTGTCGGATTTATTTATATACCAATGCTCAAAGAAAAGGTATATATATTAGGACTTCTCGCATTCCCTTTGTTGTTTGCAGCGATTGCAGTTTTTGCTAGCCCCGGTTATTCTGAAATTCGTCACCAGGTAGTCATTTACCCATTTCTGGCAGTAATTGCTGCAGTTGTTGTTACTAAAGGGGCTGTAAAACTACCGGTCGTTTTACAACCGATTGCTATATGCATTGTACTCTGCAGTTTACTTTCCCCTTTGTATGGGATTTATTTATACAATAAAGAGATATCCCAGCCCGAAACTAGAAATATTGCAAAAAAATGGATCGAGACGAATATACCGGATGGCACAAAAATAGTAATGGATGAGAGTGGTCCAAGGCTTTATCAAAGCGAAAGGCAGTTAGAACCTAAATTAAAACAAGCCGCTCAAGCCGACCCAAAGGGGCAATTTACAGCTCATTATGACAAATACATAGAATATCAAATTAAGGCTGTTCAAAATAATGAGTTGGTTAAATACCAAATTGATGAAATTCGAATTCCCTGGTGGAAGCAAAAAGAGGAGAAGCCTGGTGTACATTTGTTAGATTCTGAATTTGACAAAGATATGGGTAATCCTCTCAGGCCAGTAGGGGTCTATTCTTACGATTATTACATCCAAAATGGATATGGATATGCAATAGTTCACAGTAAAATGTATGGTTCTTTCGTCAGAAGTGAGTCGGATTTGTCAAAGCGTTTCCCTTCATTCAATAAGTTCTATACATGTTTGTTTGAGAAAGGTCTGCTTATTAAGGAATTTAAACCTGAAAAGGGGAAATCCAGAGGCCCGATAGTTAGGATTTATCAATTAAGGTAG
- a CDS encoding metal-dependent hydrolase codes for MPLPIAHSATGFSIYYLIKGKPKRKEEWVVLGACLVLSILPDLDFVPGFLLGEPHMFHHGVSHSLIASCIAALLSALILIKLSGNEVRIEIVFLCCFLAGLSHPLLDYLCEDYSRPYGVPLFWPFIEDYFIADNPVFLAIDKSGTTFSSFIKSMITFNNCKAAFVEILYATVLLSIIWFAKRRKYYFCFLILLVSVYLFYGCNENQKKVLPNNTAKKVTIRLDDMPVNDTGKGGILVYDIDDDSQKDFIITKPGYIGVWNNLGEKIWQINFDILVTRKAEYEGLPGLHAPGLQIGDIDGDGNSEVIVLSKGSKLNILDGKTGNIEKSIYVEPPKGAIQWEHVVLADFRGTGDHDVLLQATGNYSYRLGKYIAAYSWDVLNGNLIESMWSRDDFIPNAHNGARVADLDGDGRDEVLGGTIITPDGIISCKIPLEGHIDYISVADVRPDIEGLEVVALEEGGGWVPFRNRNRFFYYLNRIYHRLFGTGNHIFLYNINGLIWKTQFKHQEPQNAAIGNFDVQKEGLEIWCRSRYNTGQKPFIFDSRGNFIAMYKIKDVASDNWTNKGVEVITTIDWTGERRQFCVAKERHKSGNIAIFNGLTGEFIQVFKEKADRLYVADVYGDWREEVIVLNGNELHIYCNGQPNTAPERNRLWSFEYYQRSKMTWNYYNP; via the coding sequence ATGCCGCTTCCAATCGCACATTCAGCAACCGGTTTTTCAATCTATTATCTGATAAAAGGAAAGCCAAAAAGAAAGGAAGAGTGGGTAGTGTTGGGTGCCTGTTTAGTACTTTCCATTCTTCCTGATTTAGATTTTGTGCCCGGTTTCTTACTTGGTGAACCTCACATGTTTCATCATGGCGTAAGCCACTCTCTCATTGCCTCTTGTATTGCAGCTTTGCTGTCAGCTTTGATTCTGATAAAATTGTCAGGGAATGAGGTAAGAATTGAAATAGTTTTTCTTTGCTGTTTTCTGGCAGGCTTGTCACATCCTCTCTTGGATTACCTGTGTGAGGATTACTCTCGTCCATATGGAGTCCCTCTGTTCTGGCCATTTATTGAAGATTATTTTATTGCAGACAATCCTGTATTCTTAGCTATAGATAAATCAGGAACAACATTTAGCTCATTCATAAAAAGCATGATTACCTTTAATAATTGTAAAGCCGCATTTGTGGAAATACTATATGCAACGGTTCTTTTATCAATTATATGGTTTGCGAAAAGAAGGAAATATTATTTTTGTTTTTTGATTTTACTCGTATCTGTATATCTGTTTTACGGATGCAATGAAAATCAAAAAAAAGTTCTACCGAACAATACGGCGAAAAAAGTAACCATTCGATTGGATGATATGCCTGTCAATGATACGGGGAAAGGTGGGATACTGGTCTATGATATTGATGATGATAGCCAAAAAGATTTCATTATTACAAAGCCGGGATACATAGGTGTCTGGAATAATTTAGGGGAAAAAATTTGGCAGATTAACTTTGACATTCTGGTAACAAGAAAAGCCGAATATGAAGGACTTCCCGGGCTGCATGCTCCAGGTTTACAGATTGGTGACATAGACGGTGATGGGAATAGCGAAGTGATAGTTCTTTCAAAGGGTTCAAAGCTCAATATCTTGGATGGTAAAACTGGAAATATAGAAAAATCAATATATGTTGAGCCCCCAAAAGGAGCAATCCAGTGGGAACACGTTGTATTGGCTGATTTCCGGGGGACTGGAGATCATGATGTATTGCTCCAGGCTACGGGGAATTATAGCTATAGGCTGGGTAAGTATATTGCGGCGTATTCATGGGATGTCTTGAATGGAAATCTGATTGAATCCATGTGGAGCAGGGATGATTTCATACCGAATGCCCATAATGGTGCAAGGGTAGCAGACCTTGACGGTGATGGGAGAGATGAAGTCCTTGGCGGCACAATCATAACCCCGGACGGCATAATTTCGTGTAAAATACCTCTTGAAGGGCATATTGATTATATATCGGTAGCCGATGTTAGGCCCGATATTGAAGGCCTCGAAGTTGTCGCCTTAGAAGAAGGGGGGGGATGGGTGCCATTTAGAAACAGAAATAGATTCTTTTATTATCTGAACAGAATATATCATCGTCTTTTTGGAACAGGAAATCATATTTTTTTATACAATATAAATGGACTGATTTGGAAAACACAGTTTAAGCATCAAGAACCACAGAATGCAGCTATTGGGAATTTTGATGTCCAAAAAGAAGGTTTGGAGATATGGTGCCGAAGTAGGTACAATACCGGACAGAAACCATTTATATTTGATTCCCGTGGGAATTTTATCGCCATGTATAAAATTAAAGATGTGGCTTCTGATAATTGGACCAATAAGGGGGTTGAGGTCATCACGACGATTGACTGGACAGGGGAGAGACGCCAGTTCTGTGTTGCCAAAGAACGTCATAAGTCAGGCAATATTGCTATTTTTAATGGCTTAACTGGTGAATTTATCCAAGTATTCAAGGAAAAGGCTGACCGTCTGTATGTGGCTGATGTATATGGAGACTGGCGGGAGGAAGTCATTGTTTTAAATGGAAATGAGCTGCACATCTATTGCAATGGACAGCCAAACACAGCCCCTGAAAGGAACAGGCTTTGGTCTTTTGAATACTACCAAAGAAGTAAAATGACCTGGAATTATTACAATCCATAA
- a CDS encoding TIGR03087 family PEP-CTERM/XrtA system glycosyltransferase, protein MNKEYSKNRHLIMLAHRIPYPPNKGEKIRSFNQIRYLQKMGWNIHLCALVDDISDLQYEKELEKYCKTVTLVYLSKFRKLLTVILKFFSGKPLSVGYFYSKTIQNQFNQLIGSFFIDSVLCSSSPMAEYLICGKKIKNKQKIIQVMDLIDVDSVKWKQYAAQKKSIASIIYFIESCLLKLYETKIVDFFTAVTLVSSAEVDTLRSQLQSNQGENIYAVGNGVDLEFFSKKSERTHFDPLKNKLNVIFFGRMDYYPNEDAVVWFVKQVMPLIRRKISITLSIVGAKPSREVIALSKFSGVEVTGEVKDIRPYVLSSDICVFPLRMARGIQNKVLEAMAMAKPIVVSKQAFTGIKALSGKHLIAVETEPNAFAEAVLSIWKNNNYASFLASNAHKQVHQYYSWDSQLKQLHDLLV, encoded by the coding sequence ATGAATAAAGAATATAGTAAGAACAGGCACCTCATTATGTTGGCCCATCGTATTCCATACCCTCCCAACAAAGGAGAAAAAATACGTTCTTTTAATCAGATAAGGTATTTGCAAAAAATGGGGTGGAATATTCATCTATGCGCATTGGTTGATGATATAAGTGATTTGCAATATGAAAAAGAATTGGAAAAATACTGCAAAACAGTGACCTTAGTATATCTTTCTAAGTTTCGGAAATTATTAACTGTCATTTTGAAATTTTTTTCAGGCAAACCGCTTTCAGTGGGATATTTTTATTCTAAAACCATTCAAAATCAATTCAACCAATTGATAGGATCATTTTTCATTGATTCTGTTCTATGCTCATCTTCACCCATGGCTGAGTACCTTATTTGCGGAAAAAAAATAAAAAATAAACAAAAAATAATACAGGTCATGGATCTTATCGATGTCGATTCTGTTAAATGGAAACAGTATGCCGCCCAGAAAAAATCCATTGCATCGATTATATATTTTATTGAAAGCTGCTTATTAAAACTATATGAAACTAAAATAGTTGATTTTTTTACTGCAGTGACTTTGGTATCATCTGCTGAAGTTGACACTCTGAGATCCCAATTGCAATCTAATCAAGGAGAAAATATATATGCAGTGGGAAATGGTGTTGATTTGGAGTTTTTTTCTAAAAAATCTGAGCGAACTCATTTTGATCCATTAAAAAATAAATTGAATGTGATCTTTTTCGGGAGAATGGATTATTACCCGAATGAAGACGCTGTCGTCTGGTTCGTAAAACAAGTTATGCCTTTAATAAGGAGGAAAATTTCTATAACGTTATCTATCGTAGGAGCAAAACCTTCACGAGAGGTTATTGCTTTATCAAAATTTTCAGGGGTTGAAGTGACTGGTGAAGTAAAAGATATACGGCCATATGTCTTAAGTTCAGATATATGTGTTTTTCCATTGCGTATGGCCAGAGGCATTCAAAATAAAGTACTTGAAGCGATGGCTATGGCAAAGCCAATAGTTGTTTCAAAACAGGCCTTTACAGGTATTAAGGCGCTATCAGGAAAGCATCTTATAGCTGTTGAAACAGAGCCAAATGCTTTTGCAGAAGCGGTTTTATCCATTTGGAAAAATAATAATTATGCTTCTTTTTTAGCAAGCAATGCGCATAAACAAGTTCATCAATATTATTCATGGGATAGTCAGCTAAAACAATTACATGATTTGTTGGTATAG
- the asnB gene encoding asparagine synthase (glutamine-hydrolyzing), protein MCGVAGFYNFQGHNQDEARVQVLSMVRELVHRGPDEEGVYVDGKYALGHRRLSIIDLSSGQQPLAIDGGALCIVFNGEIYNFIEIRKKLEGLGHVFRTKSDTEVILRAYKQWGKKCVARLNGMFAFAVIDQNNQSLFLARDRLGKKPLYYYHDGKTFAFASEMKAILKGGFSRKQIDCSGLDCFYSFGYIPSPLTIFSDIKKLEPATTLEVKNGVVRKQKYWSVQFDEKNSLTLREASQRLEDLLEDAVTQRLISDVPLGAFLSGGLDSTLVVSYMAGILPKPVLTNSIGFGLRELNELPIAGIVADHLRTDHREFILEPSALDVINDIAWHFDEPFADSSAIPTWYVCKMARKNVTVALSGDGGDETFGGYTFRYIPHMFESAVRRLIPDRVRISLFGILGSVYPERASLPRPFRLKTIFQNLALNDAEAFYRDLVWLQAETKKKIYSMSFCNSIGSFFPSQMALKHYMGCASKNPLSRSQNADLCFYMPEDVLVKVDRMSMAHSLEVRSPLLDYRITEFAATLPARLKIRKSQGKVLLRHLAGSKLPKVVINQPKRGFSIPVAKWLRNELKPLAREMIFEKSHIIQETLIKENLGRLWDEHQTGLKDHSVFLWGLTMLGLWEKHYY, encoded by the coding sequence ATGTGTGGTGTAGCAGGATTTTATAATTTTCAAGGTCATAATCAGGATGAAGCGAGGGTGCAGGTTTTAAGCATGGTCCGGGAACTCGTACATCGGGGACCTGACGAGGAAGGCGTGTATGTTGATGGAAAATATGCACTTGGGCACCGTCGTTTGAGCATAATCGACCTTTCTTCTGGTCAGCAACCTTTAGCTATAGATGGAGGTGCGCTTTGTATCGTATTCAATGGAGAAATTTATAATTTTATAGAAATTAGGAAAAAATTAGAGGGGCTTGGGCACGTTTTCAGGACTAAAAGCGATACAGAAGTCATTTTACGCGCATATAAACAATGGGGAAAAAAATGTGTTGCCAGGCTGAATGGAATGTTCGCATTTGCCGTCATCGATCAAAATAATCAGTCCCTTTTCCTTGCAAGGGACCGGTTGGGTAAGAAACCATTGTACTACTACCATGATGGCAAAACATTTGCGTTCGCTTCAGAAATGAAAGCTATTTTAAAAGGCGGATTTTCCAGGAAACAGATTGATTGTAGTGGGTTAGATTGCTTTTATTCATTCGGCTACATTCCGTCTCCTTTGACGATATTTTCTGACATTAAAAAATTAGAGCCCGCAACTACTCTTGAGGTGAAAAATGGTGTCGTAAGAAAGCAAAAATATTGGTCTGTTCAGTTTGATGAGAAGAATAGTCTTACTTTGAGAGAGGCCTCTCAAAGACTTGAAGATCTATTGGAGGACGCCGTAACTCAAAGATTGATCAGCGATGTTCCTCTCGGGGCGTTTCTCTCCGGGGGACTGGACTCTACACTTGTCGTCTCTTACATGGCTGGTATTCTTCCTAAACCTGTACTGACTAATTCCATCGGATTCGGCCTTAGGGAATTGAACGAGCTTCCTATCGCTGGTATAGTAGCGGACCATCTTCGTACAGATCATCGAGAATTTATTTTAGAACCTTCTGCTTTGGATGTTATTAATGATATTGCTTGGCATTTTGACGAACCCTTCGCCGATTCCAGCGCTATACCCACCTGGTATGTGTGTAAAATGGCAAGAAAGAACGTTACTGTAGCACTGTCTGGGGATGGAGGCGACGAAACCTTTGGAGGGTATACTTTTAGATATATTCCCCATATGTTTGAGTCTGCAGTTAGGCGGTTGATACCTGATCGAGTCCGAATATCTTTGTTTGGTATTTTAGGGAGTGTATATCCGGAAAGAGCGTCTCTGCCAAGGCCGTTTCGATTAAAAACCATTTTTCAGAATCTTGCTCTAAATGATGCCGAAGCCTTTTATCGTGATCTAGTTTGGCTTCAGGCTGAGACTAAAAAAAAGATATACTCCATGTCATTCTGTAATAGCATTGGATCGTTTTTTCCAAGTCAAATGGCACTTAAGCATTACATGGGTTGCGCTTCAAAAAATCCACTAAGCAGGAGTCAGAATGCAGACCTATGTTTCTATATGCCAGAGGATGTTCTCGTGAAGGTAGACAGAATGAGTATGGCGCACTCCTTGGAGGTGAGAAGCCCTTTACTTGATTACCGGATAACCGAATTTGCTGCCACCCTTCCTGCCAGATTGAAAATCAGGAAAAGTCAGGGAAAAGTCCTGCTCCGCCATCTTGCAGGAAGCAAGTTGCCTAAAGTCGTTATAAATCAACCAAAACGAGGTTTTTCCATACCGGTGGCTAAATGGCTCAGAAACGAGCTCAAACCCCTTGCTAGGGAGATGATATTTGAAAAAAGTCATATTATTCAAGAAACTCTGATAAAGGAAAACTTAGGCCGTTTGTGGGATGAACACCAGACCGGCTTAAAGGATCACAGTGTTTTTCTTTGGGGTTTGACAATGTTAGGATTATGGGAAAAGCATTATTATTAA